The Gossypium hirsutum isolate 1008001.06 chromosome A13, Gossypium_hirsutum_v2.1, whole genome shotgun sequence nucleotide sequence AACAGATGCTTGTCCACCTTTGCATCGAGCAAAAAGGGTAGGTTACcgtaattacaataaaaaaattgcttGATCTCATCATTCCATTGACCCCATATCTCTTTTAATTCTTCTAGGTCGCTTTGAGTCACACTGATATGagtgaaatcccacaattctgtTCATATCCTTCGGTCAAACTATCACATTTCTCTTATTGTGTCGTCTCGGACCATACTCGGACtgccgcattatcctccactctatcaagaaaccccttttccatgcTAAGCTCTTCTACTTAGTAATCGAACGGGAATCAACgcctttttatgatgaaatgccATGCAATAACAGCAAAACATAGCAAGTCAGTATTATGTAATAGAACTTAAAGCAAACAGGAAATATCGAGCACCTAATTGGGTAATCACTAAGGTCTGGTGCAGTTCTACCTAGAGTATGCTCTTAAGGCTcattatatgtggtttggttctagagtaagggtacccgaactagcagattcctcgatcctcacccattgtaggctcatatagaccgagttcagttcaggggaatacatttccctatggctacacggagatgaaaatctcacgaaaacataggtatggatgtatctCGAAAGCGATCCAGTATCCTACAggaggtgaaaaccttacgaaggaatagtttctcactcccacttaagaggtgtgaccacaacggtcatgcaatgcaatgtgcgaggatatatacataaaaaaaatcgaagcaataaagaaaataggaacaaaatgatgaaaaccaTAAGAAAAacggatgaaatgcaatgaagggATCGTAAGTTTAAaacgaatttttaatttttgacaaaggacaaatattaatcaatttatggcttgactctcaaagtccccagtggagtctccaagctgtcgaaaccatttttttgaaaaacggggtcgactttggttttgaaaatgaaaacgaaaaaaaaaggcagttgccaccaatccttttttaggtgtgattggatcacctagaagtttagtcattttaataaaatatttactaaaacaacgattttggtctacgaaatctgagaaaacgggttcgggagtcgttacgtgtgaggaaggattaacaccctcatcACGCCCagaattggtacctaattgattaattaatgtcttaatgttgaaaattgaaaagattttgaaatacattttaaaatGCAATCCCTTGTTATGAATGTTTGATAAAACTTGGATgataagattctcttgtttcgAAGAAATACAATATCACATCCAACACGTAGGACACGATATTTCAACCTTCGATACCAAAATCGTCtcataatttccaaaatttatgtattgaaaatttaaaaaggatatttggtcgTTTGGTCAAGcgataaatcgaaacccaacacgtatggcacaatttctcgaaatttccaaacgccaaagggcacaatttctcgaaatttccaaacgcCAAATATTGCCTTGTTTAAAAATCTCGAATAAAAATGCAATAGTATGAAACAGTTAAGATTATCttgtttcaaagaaataaaatatcacatccagcgcgtaggacacgatattttaaaactttaatgccaaaatcatctcataattcccaaaatttatgtattgaaaattttaaaaggatattcggtcgtTTGGTCAAACGATAAATCAAAACCCAACAcatagggcacaatttctcgaaattttcaAATGCCAAATATTGCTTTATtgtgaaaatttattttgaaatatagTGAGTATGACGTTTAACGATGAATGttattttgtttgaattaaaACTAAACGTTTCACACACATATGATTTAAACTAGTTAAAATGAAAGGCAATATAGAGCATGGAATAGTGATACATACAatcaatattatttaaataccaataccaacaattaaagagaaatgaaataaataatatgaacaattttaaataaacgacaagacaattttaaataaaaaaattccccAAATAGTTTAGTAATATACGACATCTTAAGATAATGATCGAAAGAtttatgataaataataaaagagttTAAAATAGTCTACATGCAAAGTAATATAGCCAAACAACATATAAGAAATTTCAAATggagaatatatataaaaaggatggaaataaataacataaaaatatttaaaactaaaatgtgtaaacaatttaaaatgattaatataaaaataactaacGTGTAAAACAATTTGGATTGCTTAGTGTatgaacaaaatatatataatatgtaaaagtccCAAAATAATGTAAAAAGGCCTAAAGcaagtaatatataaaataatttaaagtaatatataaagtagtaaataaataaaacgatcccttttaaaaaaaaaacatatataagaaacttaaaagaaaaatctaacataaataatatataaacagtttcaatgaaaacatataaatataatgaaaacataagttatatatatataagtttaaagtatataaatgatttcaaaataaataagacataatagtttaaaataaataatgtaataatatgtgaaaagggcaaattaaagataaaatgatTTGAAGTAAATAATATGGAAACTTgatgaataataataatgaaaataaataaataaatcaattagaCAAAGTAAGGATTAAGTTGAAATAACAGTAAAATTcaagatataaattataaataatggaGAATAGGCTGTCGAGGGTCTAAATGAAATGTGCTGAGACAAATGAGGGACTGGGTTGTAAATAACCCTTTTTAGGGAAACACACAGATCCCCCCGGAGCTGGTCGGATCTCACGCGGGTCgcctaaaacggcgtcgttttgacgcTAGTGATCTAGGTGCTAAACAGCACCGTTTCGTGTCTGTATATAAgcctaaaaatttcatttttttatttttgttccattccttttttaaaaaatctaaaaacaaCCCCCCATTTCCATTTATCCTCTACTAGGGTTTGTACCAACCCATCATCGCCGCCACCGTTGATGTCACCGTGGACGGTGGTTGAGGGCTAGCGAAAATGGGGTTTTTGGCCTCCGTTTAAAGCGCCCAAAGGCTACATCCCCCCTAACCCGAGAGCCTAAGAGAAGAGACCCCCCTTTATTCCCTTTGGAATCGGTCTTAAACCACAGAGCCAGGGTTCCGGTGACGCGACTTTGGGGTTTGGGGTAAGTCTCATTTTcacttttcttcttatttttttgtctaaaacaaacttgaaaatagaaaaagaaaaaaaaagtaaaatagaaTAGAAATCAGGAGATAAAAAGAGAAGATCAgattcaaccttttttttattgcTTAAATCGCGTGTAAAAACCAAAATACATTGATCTttctggcttttatagccgaataaaACTTCCTATTCTACTGTTTATTTCACTATTGGTGTTGTTCATGATTTTGCTTATGCTACTATTTCTATAATCCTTgtttctgtctttcttttttctttttgcagggTCGGCGCTTAGACAACTGAGGGGAGAAGGGTTTCTTTTTCCATTTCGGTGCAAACTTACAGACGAGCCTCGGGACGAGGTACGGGCGACGTGGCCGAGGAGGGCATAGGTGCGGCGCACATAAAATTAGGGTTTAGgcttttgtaaaaaaatgtttaggTACATGGGCTTGTTATCTTTGGACTAAGTTTTTAGTTTTGGGTCTGCAGAAATTTAGAATTGTGTTTTGGACTCTAGACtggtaatttttatatttggGCTTTTTGTTTGGGCTGGTTAAAGATTTTGGGCTCGGGTAAATTTGGGTTTTTACATTTACCAATGAGCAGGCAACATTAGTAGTGACCTCAAATAGCAGCCTTTTTTATAGAACAGTTGAAACTTAAATATATTAAGCAACAAGAATAGTTCCTTATGTTAAATTTAGATAATAAGTATATGGCATTTCTTTGAAGCTTTTGGCAGTGCACATATATTTTTACTCATCATTCTCTGCTCTCTCTTTGGCACGCTTTTGATCTCTACCGTCAAACTCTCTAAAACCCCTGCCTTCTTGAAAAGATACTCCACCAATTGAAACTCTATATTCTTTCTTTTCAATGCAAAAATCTTGATTGCCTTGATATGATGCCGTAAACAAGAGGGATATTTCTTCGGTGTACGCCAATCTACGGGATCAACGTCCTGAAAAACAAGACCAAAACATATATAGCTACAACGAAACTAGTTCAAGACTgcaataatatgtatatatgcaatTTCTTTCCTTAATTCGTACCTCCAATTCAAAAGCAAGGGTTTCAAGACATGGACATCTAACAAGCATGTTTTCCCATCCAGCATTGCAGGTACCAATCTTCAAAAAGGTCAGGTTTGGAAATTCGGGAATCAGACTGGGCCTCTGTAGCATAGCTTGAATCTGAAAAAGGAAGGTTGGTTATAGTTAAGTCACTTAGtcaatgttttttctttttttactagaAAATGAAAtccagaattttttttttgtacccCTGAGCAAATACCAGTTAAATGAAATGATTGAACACAACTGAGTGCTCTCATCACATCAAATACCGAATCAGTGACATTGCAGTAGTTTGAAGACATGGCTATAAATCCAATATAAATGCGTGCTTCTGAAAGAGAGTTTAGGTTTCTGAGTGAGAGCCTTGTTTCTTTACAGTAGACGCAGCCGAAATCAAAGAAGACCAGATTCGGGGTGTCAATCTCCACTTCACAACTAGGGGCAATAAAACCACCACTTATGGTTAGCCTCTTAAGTGTAGGATGGCAAACACTGAGTTTGTTTAGGTTGCTGAGTTCACATGATTGAACAAGCAATTCCTCCAGCGAATTGCAGCTCGAAAGTAGCCTTCTAATGGATTCATCATCAGAGAATTTCAGAAAAGTAAGATGGAGACCTTTGAGATTCGGCAGACAAGAATGGGTGGGAATAGTCAGGACAAGACTTGGAAGGTTGAATAATCTCAATGTGAGCAGTGTTTTACAAGTAAAAACCCCGAGTTCCAGGTCAGTGAAATGTCTTGTTTCGAAGGTTCCACTTTGAAAGATCAATTCAAGTTCTCTAACGCCATGCCTTACTGCGTACAGTATCCATTCATTGATCTTGCGATGATCAATTCCGGGTCCATAGCAGAGGCGAAATCTATCCACACTGATATCCTTACGCAAGGACAGAAATCCATCCACAAATTCCATGAATCTATTACGTAAAGCCCCCTTCCTTAGAACTCCATCGAGCTCAATATTGGATATGGAAGTAAAAAGATCCTTCCATCTGGTAGACAGAAGGCATGTTCGAACTGCTTCTTTCATCGGAAGCGATGACATGATGTGCAAAATAACATTATCCGGTAACTCACTGAGTCTGTCGGCTAGGTCTTCCTCGTCTATTCTTCTGGCTTTTACGCccctaacataaaaaaaaaagcagaCGAAGATGAGGTCAATTGAGGTTACTCGTCggcaaagtaaaaaagaaaagcaaacaaAACATACCTGGTTATCAGGTTTTCAGCATTAGCGAAACCTTGTTTTCTTTTGATGGCCATGGGATTGTTTCtgattaaaaagaaagaagaattgaACCCAAAAAAACAAGATTTGAGAAACCCTGAACTAGTTGTTTAGACGCAAGTTAGCTCAAGCTGGTGGGGGAATTTATTTACGTTCAGAGTTCCAGTTCTTGCGGGATTAGGAAAACAATCTAGAGGAATTAATTAAGGCCTCTTCGCCGCCTTCTTTTTTTTTAGGTTAAttattaacaataaattaattataaaataatatgaattaatgGTAATTGCTTATTTTTTGTTTAGGTTTAAATATTTCAAGG carries:
- the LOC107895211 gene encoding F-box/FBD/LRR-repeat protein At4g26340; the protein is MAIKRKQGFANAENLITRGVKARRIDEEDLADRLSELPDNVILHIMSSLPMKEAVRTCLLSTRWKDLFTSISNIELDGVLRKGALRNRFMEFVDGFLSLRKDISVDRFRLCYGPGIDHRKINEWILYAVRHGVRELELIFQSGTFETRHFTDLELGVFTCKTLLTLRLFNLPSLVLTIPTHSCLPNLKGLHLTFLKFSDDESIRRLLSSCNSLEELLVQSCELSNLNKLSVCHPTLKRLTISGGFIAPSCEVEIDTPNLVFFDFGCVYCKETRLSLRNLNSLSEARIYIGFIAMSSNYCNVTDSVFDVMRALSCVQSFHLTGICSGIQAMLQRPSLIPEFPNLTFLKIGTCNAGWENMLVRCPCLETLAFELEDVDPVDWRTPKKYPSCLRHHIKAIKIFALKRKNIEFQLVEYLFKKAGVLESLTVEIKSVPKREQRMMSKNICALPKASKKCHILII